One Trichoderma atroviride chromosome 7, complete sequence DNA segment encodes these proteins:
- a CDS encoding uncharacterized protein (EggNog:ENOG41~MEROPS:MER0000932~SECRETED:SignalP(1-21)~TransMembrane:1 (n5-16c21/22o456-477i)): protein MRSTLQYASLAALVAAGTASAGVVSVPFEKRFLDSNPLPSLLRRDGTVALDALNNITGGGYYAEFSVGTPPQKLSFMLDTGSSDTWVNSVDADLCTDSIIQEEVGEFCSKQFDQTKSKSFNSTRQLFNITYLDGRNIRGRYFKDTVTINNAAIKNQQMGLALESVRGTGLMGLGFRSNEAAAIKYPTVIENMVSQKIIAMPAFSLYLNDLQTSQGSILFGGVDTDKFHGGLATLPFQSLPASVSRTSDIVMYAVQLNGLKVSGVDTPSVNATAVLDSGSTISLLPGDVVQAVWKEFGVMNVQGVPNPFVDCAKANLKDTSLSFQFTNKTIQVPIDEMVINNLASVQDQIFSDPTLKQVFKGWSGVCTFGMASTSDFGISSDQFVLLGDTFLRSAYVVYDLQNQQVGIAQATLNSTSSSIIEFQAGSKSIPGPVSTGSDDSSSDDGDSSGKDNAGVALYPAFSAAIAGTLFVTLSMIMTAL from the exons ATGCGCTCTACTCTTCAGTACGCCTCGCTGGCAGCTCTTGTTGCCGCTGGCACAGCCTCTGCAGGCGTCGTCTCCGTTCCCTTTGAGAAGCGATTCCTTGACAGCAACCCGCTCCCATCATTGCTGCGTCGCGATGGCACTGTTGCGCTTGATGCCCTCAACAACATCACTGGAGGCGGTTACTATGCCGAGTTCAGCGTCGGCACGCCGCCCCAGAAGCTGAGCTTCATGCTCGACACTGGTAGTAGCGATACCTGGGTCAACTCGGTGGATGCAGATCTCTGCACAGACTCGATTATACAGGAGGAAGTTGGAGAATTCTGCTCAAAGCAAT TTGATCAGACCAAAAGCAAATCCTTCAATTCAACTAGACAGCTCTTCAACATCACCTATCTAGATGGCCGCAACATCAGGGGCAGATACTTCAAAGACACCGTTACCATCAACAACGCCGCGATTAAGAACCAGCAAATGGGCCTGGCCCTGGAGTCTGTCCGTGGAACAGGCCTTATGGGCTTGGGATTCAGGTCAAACGAGGCGGCTGCAATCAAATATCCGACCGTCATCGAAAACATGGTTTCTCAAAAGATCATTGCCATGCCCGCCTTCAGTCTCTACCTCAATGATCTGCAGACCAGCCAGGGCTCTATTCTCTTCGGCGGCGTCGATACCGACAAGTTCCACGGCGGTCTCGCCACTCTGCCCTTCCAATCGCTCCCTGCATCCGTTTCTAGGACTTCGGATATTGTCATGTACGCCGTCCAGTTGAATGGACTCAAGGTATCTGGCGTCGATACTCCTTCGGTCAACGCCACCGCCGTTCTCGACTCTGGTTCGACCATCAGTCTTCTCCCGGGTGATGTCGTACAAGCTGTTTGGAAAGAGTTTGGCGTCATGAACGTCCAAGGCGTTCCTAATCCGTTTGTCGACTGCGCCAAGGCGAATCTCAAGGATACGTCTCTCAGCTTCCAGTTTACAAACAAGACCATCCAAGTGCCCATTGACGAAATGGTCATCAACAACTTGGCCAGCGTCCAAGATCAGATCTTCTCGGACCCAACCCTGAAGCAGGTATTCAAGGGCTGGAGCGGCGTCTGCACGTTCGGCATGGCTTCCACCTCGGATTTCGGCATCTCATCCGACCAATTCGTTCTCCTTGGAGACACTTTCTTGCGCTCCGCCTATGTCGTGTATGACCTGCAGAACCAGCAGGTCGGCATTGCCCAGGCGACGCTCAATtcaaccagcagctccatcaTTGAGTTCCAGGCAGGCTCCAAATCTATTCCAGGCCCCGTTTCCACAGGCTCCGACGACAGTTCGAGTGACGACGGCGACTCCTCGGGCAAAG ACAACGCCGGCGTCGCGCTGTATCCTGCCTTCTCGGCCGCTATTGCAGGCACCCTCTTTGTGACTCTTTCTATGATTATGACTGCGctatag
- a CDS encoding uncharacterized protein (EggNog:ENOG41), which yields MLDYDEGVLNKMEKGWAIATRCSEQRLKRIYEWTDAELNTAIKEGMVMLETVCVFVHGCIKSGQYKLPADFWKILHSEYGIVVYPSALTESIAAVGVGAAQTFSEVYSSHIVMLGRRDTDHPPLCPFEYIKEPLPVYEK from the exons ATGCTCGACTACGACGAAGGCGTGCTTaacaagatggagaagggatGGGCGATTGCGACGCGCTGCTCAGAACAAAGGCTAAAGAGAATATACGAGTGGACAGACGCAGAGCTCAATACCGCCATCAAGGAAGGgatggtgatgctggagaCTGTTTGCGTGTTTGTGCACGGATGTATCAAATCAGGACAATACAA ACTTCCAGCTGATTTTTGGAAGATTCTTCATTCCGAGTATGGCATCGTCGTTTACCCGTCGGCCTTGACAGAGAGCATTGCTGCTGTGGGCGTGGGAGCGGCTCAGACCTTCTCGGAGGTGTACAGCAGTCATATCG TCATGCTTGGAAGACGAGATACGGACCATCCACCGCTTTGCCCGTTTGAATATATAAAAGAGCCGCTGCCGGTATACGAGAAATGA